From Caldicellulosiruptor hydrothermalis 108, a single genomic window includes:
- a CDS encoding SGNH/GDSL hydrolase family protein, which produces MKIENGSKLLFIGDSITDCGRARPVGEGLHWNNLGNGYVSLVSAQLLAKYPESRIRVINMGVGGDTVRHLKARWQTDVLDLKPDWLSIMIGINDVWRQFDNPLIYECHVYLDEYVSTLNQLIEETKPTLKGLVLMSPFIIDDNKNDAMRKKMDEYRFAMKEVAQKHGAIFVDVQEEFDNFLKHYHSYALALDRIHPNLTGHMIIANAFLKAIEF; this is translated from the coding sequence ATGAAGATTGAAAATGGAAGCAAACTTCTTTTCATAGGCGATTCAATAACCGACTGCGGAAGGGCAAGACCTGTTGGAGAAGGTCTTCACTGGAATAACCTTGGCAACGGATATGTTTCTCTTGTTTCAGCTCAGCTTCTTGCAAAGTACCCAGAAAGCAGGATAAGAGTTATCAATATGGGTGTTGGAGGAGATACTGTAAGGCATCTCAAAGCGCGTTGGCAGACAGATGTTTTAGATTTAAAACCTGACTGGCTTTCTATCATGATAGGTATAAATGATGTTTGGAGACAGTTTGACAATCCTTTGATTTATGAGTGTCACGTGTATTTAGATGAGTATGTTTCAACATTAAACCAATTGATAGAAGAAACAAAGCCGACTCTCAAAGGGCTTGTTCTGATGTCGCCATTTATAATTGATGACAACAAGAATGATGCTATGAGGAAAAAGATGGATGAGTACCGATTTGCAATGAAAGAAGTAGCTCAAAAACATGGTGCTATATTCGTAGATGTTCAGGAAGAGTTTGATAATTTCTTAAAACATTATCATTCATATGCGCTTGCGCTTGACAGAATCCATCCAAATCTCACAGGCCATATGATTATAGCCAATGCGTTTTTAAAAGCTATAGAGTTTTAA